In Ruegeria sp. YS9, the genomic window CACCAGCCTGATCGCCGCTCTCGCCGTGGTCAGCGCAGGGATTGGCACCTACCTCGGCGGCTTCGTCCCCGACTTTCTCACACAACGGCTGAGCACCGAGGCCGTGGCAAAGATCCTCGGCATTCTGGCGTCGTCCATGCTGGCGGTCACGACCTTTTCGCTGTCGATCATGGTCGCGGCACAGCGATGGGCCTCGAACCAGTCCTCCCCGCGCGCCCAGCAGGTGATCGAAGAAGACAGTGTCTCACAAAACGTGCTGGCCACGTTTCTCGGCGCATTCATCTTCGCGCTCGTATCGCTGATCCTTGTCGAAACCGGGGTCTACACCCAGCAGTCCATCGCCGTTGCGCTTGCGTTCACCTTGGTGGTGATCTTTTTGGTGACACTGGCGCTCTTGCTCTGGATCGACCAGTTGCCCAGCTATGGCAGCATCTCCGAAACGGCGCGCAAGATAGAAAACAACGCCAGGGGCACCATGGCCCGAGCCATAGAACTGCCGTGCCTCGGAGCCATTCCGTATCAAGCCGCCGCGGATGTTCCGCAAACAGGTCACGACGTGCGGGCCAGTTCGACAGGGAATGTGCGCCACGTGGATGTCGGTATGCTGAACTCCTGCGCCGAAGAGAATGACTGCGAGATCTGGATCATGGCGCTGCCGGGGCAATTCGTGACTGAAGGCCAGCCCCTGGCCAGAGCGACCCGGAAAATGGATGGTGAAACCATCGGGGAAGCCTTCGTGATCGGGACCGAGCGCAGCTTCAATCAAGACCCCCGCTTTGGCATTCAAACCCTGTCCGAAATCGCGCAGCGCGCGCTCTCGCCGGGTATCAACGACCCAATGACGGCAATTCAGATGGTCGAGAGGTTGCTGCGGGTTCTCCTGCCACTTGGCTCGCGGCCCACCCAACCCGCCGACCCGCAATTCCCGAGAATCCATGCCCCCGAGATCGCGATCGACACGTTCCTGCGTGACG contains:
- a CDS encoding DUF2254 domain-containing protein, translated to MIKLKSISKPQFLFRQISRQLWVRTSLIAALAVVSAGIGTYLGGFVPDFLTQRLSTEAVAKILGILASSMLAVTTFSLSIMVAAQRWASNQSSPRAQQVIEEDSVSQNVLATFLGAFIFALVSLILVETGVYTQQSIAVALAFTLVVIFLVTLALLLWIDQLPSYGSISETARKIENNARGTMARAIELPCLGAIPYQAAADVPQTGHDVRASSTGNVRHVDVGMLNSCAEENDCEIWIMALPGQFVTEGQPLARATRKMDGETIGEAFVIGTERSFNQDPRFGIQTLSEIAQRALSPGINDPMTAIQMVERLLRVLLPLGSRPTQPADPQFPRIHAPEIAIDTFLRDAYAAISRDAGDKVEVHEAILSALTRLTQTQDRAMTTAARAAANQALTVAERDLRLEADKARVREIPNQVTVEPAI